The segment CGGGTCCTCACGGAGGTCGGTGGGGTCGTGTGCGCGGCCGGGTCAGGTCTCGCGCCGGCCGATCGCAAGCTGTACGCGCTGCGGGACGTCACCGGGACCGTGGAGTCGATCCCGCTCATCGCGAGCTCCATCATGTCGAAGAAGCTGGCGGAGGGCACGCGGGCCCTGGTCCTGGACGTGAAGGTGGGCAGCGGCGCGTTCCTGCCGGACGTGGAGTCGGCGCGCGCACTGGCCCGCACCATGGTGGACATCGGTACCGACGGTGGAGTCACCACCGTGGCGCTGTTGACGGCGATGGACACCCCGCTGGGTCTTCAGGTCGGCAACGCCCTGGAGGTCGCGGAGGCCGTGGAGGTACTCGACGGTGGCGGACCGAGTGACGTGGTCGATCTGACGGTGCGCCTGGCCCGAGAGATGCTCGCGGCGGCCGGACTGGCCGCTGCGAAGGACCCGGCCGAGGCCCTCCGTGACGGCTCGGCCATGGACGTGTGGCGTTCCATGGTCGCCGCCCAGGGTGGTGACCCGGACGCACCCCTGCCCGAGGCCCCGGAGCGGTCCCAGGTCCTCGCCGAACGGTCGGGAGTGGTCACCCGCGTCGACGCCCGTGCCGTCGGCGCCGCCGCCTGGCGTCTGGGAGCGGGCCGGGCTCGCAAGGAGGACCCCGTCGCCCACTCCGCGGGCGTCACCCTGCACGCCAAACCCGGCGACACCGTCCGCCAAGGCCAACCCCTCCTCACCCTCCACGCGGAGTCCCCGGAGCTCATCCCCCACGCCGCGACGGCGCTGGACCAGGCCGTCGAGATCGACGGCCCCACCGAGCCTCTCCCGCTCGTCATCGACCGCCTGGACTGACGGCCTCTCCCGTCAGGGAGCGCTTTGCGGGCACTCCGGCGAGGTGGTGGCGGTCGCCCCCGCTGGGGCGGCTTCGCGATGATGGCCCGGCGGAGGACTCGAGCTTAGGCTCGCACGGCCATCCGTGACGGGCATGGTTGGCTGTTCGAAAGGATCGACGCGGGCGAAAACCCATCCCCGCTGTCGCGAGCCCCACGCGCCCCCAAAACTGAGCGGTTCGAGAAACACGACTCGGGTGGCGGGAGACACGATCCCGGGCGCTGGGGTGGGGATCGTCTCGAGTCACGTCGCTGTTCCCTGGGGCCCGCCCGTGTCAGACGGGAGCGGAGCCCGATCCCTCGCGGGGGGTTGGACCCCCTGTGGAGCGCCCGGCTCCCGAGGGGCACCGGGGGCGAGTGCCGCGCGCTGGCTCCCGGTGGAGCTCGGTGCGGGGCGGGGCGTGTCCACTGGGTGGGAGTTGCGGGCGGGCCCGGGGCGCCTCATCCGTCGTGCCGCGGCGCGCCGCGCTGGGCCTCCAACCACGCGTCCAAGTCGCCACGGGCGATCCGGATCCTCCCACCCGGTGTGCGCAGGACGCGCGGCCCCTCGCCCAGCCTGATCCACCGGTAAACCGACGAGTCGTGGACGTCGAGTAGCGACGCGACGTAGCCGACGGTGAGGAACTCCTTGTCATCCACCGGAGACTTCACTCTCCCCGATCCAACAGCTCAACGACCGCGTCGCGCAGGGCGGTGAGGTGCCGGGCCCCCTCCTCGCGGGCCGCGGGAACGTCGTCCGGGGCGTGGATGACGACCTCGAGGTAGACCTTGAGCTTGGGTTCGGTTCCGGAGGGGCGGACGAGCACCCGAGCCGTGACCGGGCCGGAGAGGCGGTAGCGCAGGACGTCGGAGGGCGGCAGGCCCCCGAGGCCGTGGGTGAAGTCGTCGACCGCGTCGACGTCGAAGTCACCGATGGTGGAGGGTGGGGCGGCCCGCAGCCCGCGCATGAGGGCCCCGACGCTCGACAGGTCCTCGCCCCGTCGGGAGACCTGGTCGGTGAGGTGGAGCCCGAAGCGGCGCGCCTGGTCGTCCAGGAGGTCGATCAGAGTACGACCGGACTTCTTGGCCTCGGCGGCGATGGAGGCGACGGCGAGTGCCGCGCTGATGCCGTCCTTGTCGGCCACCGGACGATCGGTGTCCGACCCGATGCAGTAGCCCAGCGCCTCCTCGTAGCAGAAGACGTTGCGCTCCCGCTCGTCCCCGGCACGAACGAGCCACTTGAAACCGGTGAGGGTCTCCACGGCTCGCGCACCGTAGGCGTGCGCGATGGTGGGGAGCTGGCTCGCGGAGACGATCGTGGTGGCCACGACCCGAGGGCCGGTGGTGTGTCGCAGCACGTGTTCGGCGAGGAGTGATCCCACCTCGTCGCCGGTGAGGCGTCGGTGCCCCGGGACGGCGACGGCGAGCCGGTCGGCGTCCGGATCGTTCGCGAGTACGAGGTCACAGCCCTCGGCCTCGCCGAGCTCCGTCACGAGGTCCATCACGCCCGGTTCCTCGGGGTTGGGCATCGGAGCCGTGGGGAAGTCGGGATCGGGCCGGAACTGTTGGGCGACCACGACCGGGGCGGGGAACCCAGCTCGCTCGAAGGCTCGAGGAACGTTCGTCCGCCCACACCGTGGAGTGGCGTGTAGGCGACCCGGACCTCTCGCTCGCCGGTCAGCGGCAGGGCGACGACGGCGTCGACGTAGCGGTCGACGACGCGGTCGCTGACGACCTTGCTGTCGCGCAGCGGCAGCTCGTCGACCGAGTCCACCTCGACCGCGTCGATCGCCGCGGAGATCTCCCGGTCCGCCGGCGGCACGAGCTGGCTTCCCGCGTCGGGACCGGTTCCCCCGACATACACCTTGTAGCCGCTGTCCTGAGCCGGGTTGTGGCTCGCCGTGATCATCACGCCCGCTTGGGCCCGCAGCGCGCGAACCGCGAAGGCGAGCACCGGGGTGGGGAGGGGGCGCGGCAGGAGCAGAGCGGTGACCTCCGCCCCGTTGAGAACGTGCCCGACGTCACGGGCGAAGTCCGCGGAGCGGTGGCGGGCGTCGAAACCCACCACGGCGTAGGTCTCCGGGCCCATCCACCACGCGAGTGCGGCGGTGACGCGGCGCACCATGAGCCGGTTCATCCGGGTGGGGCCGGCACCCAGCTCTCCCCTGAGTCCCGCGGTTCCGAACTCCAACCGGCCCGCGAAGCGCTCCGTCAGCTCCGCCCGCGCGGCGGGATCATGCGCCGCTGCCGCGACGAGGTGTTCGAGTTCACCCCTGGTCCGCGGATCCGGGTCCTGTTCCAGCCATTCCTGTGCCTGCTCAACGGGGTCGTGCACCGTGCCAAACCTCCATCGCGCCCGGTGTTGCGTGGACGGTGTCGGGAGCCGACTAGATCCGGTCGACGATCGCGGTCAAGAGCTCCCCGACGTCGACCGCCGCGTCCCTCCCGGCCGCGAGAACCTCGGCATGGTCCAGTGGCCCGTCGGCCAGTCCCGCGGCGACGTTGGTCACCAGGGACAGGGCCGCGACGTCGGCCCCCGCCTCCCGGGCCGCGATGGCCTCCAGCACGGTGGACATGCCCACGACGTCGGCGCCGAGGCCGCGGAGCATCCGGATCTCGGCGGGGGTCTCGAAGTGGGGGCCGGGCATGGCCGCGTAGACCCCCTCCACCAGCTCGGGGCGGGCCTCCTTCGCCCGTGCGCGCAGGATGGGGCTGTACAGGTCGGTGAGGTCCACGAACTTCGCGCCGACGATCGGGGACCGGCCGGTCATGTTGAGGTGGTCACTCACCAGGACCGGTTGCCCGATCCGCAGATCGTCACGGAGTCCACCGGCGGCGTTGGTCAGCAGCACCGTGGTGGCGCCCGCCGCGACCGCGGTCCGTACCCCGTGCACCACCGGGTCCACGCCGTGTCCCTCGTACAGGTGGGTGCGTCCCAGCAGCAGGAGCAGGTTCTTGTCACCGCGCCGAACACTGCGCACGGTACCGGCATGGCCCTCAACCGACGGGGGCAAGAAGCCCGGCAACTCCGCGTTGGGCAGCTCGACTCCCGCCGCACCGAGCGCGTCGGCCGCCAGAGACCAACCGGAGCCCATCACGAGCGCGACGTCGTACCGCTCGACGCCTGTCCGGTCACACAGCACCTCTGCCGCGGCGCGGGCGGCCTGGTAGGGGTCGTGGCTCACGCGTGCCTCTCCTCGGGATGGTGGTGTCGCCGCGCCGCCCAGGGGCTGACCCGGAGAACGGTCGGACTCAGTCTTAGCAGATTCTCCGCCCGAGGGCCTGGGCCCATACCGGACATCGTGCTGTCAGGATAGGGAGTGGGTGGAGAGACGAAGGGGGCGACGTGGCCGAGTTCCGGATCACGACCGAGGACACGGACAGTCTCGACGCACGACAGCTCGCGACTGCCCTCGCTGAGGCTCAGGGGTGGCCTCGGGACCAATTGCGTGTCTGGCACAACGGTGCGCGCGAGGTCATCGTCACGGTCGACGAGACACTACTGCACACCTCCCGGGCCGATCCGCTGCACGAGCCCGCGCATACCGGCAGTGCCCGCCACGACGCGTGCGAGTTGATCAAGATGCATCCGGCGGCGGCGAGCTCCTTGCGGCGGGTACCCTTCGAACTCCTCCGTGCGCAGGTCGACGGGTTCCTCCTCGCCGGCTGGACTCCCGCCGATGTCCTGCACGCCCTCAGCTACACCCGGGCGGGGGTGCCGTGGGAACAACCCGCCGGCAGCACCGATGTGGAGTGGCTCCGCCACCGGCTGGCCGACTGGCGTCTCCCCGAGGGCGACATCGGTCCCTCACCCTCCCAGGAGGAGGCCGCGCTACGTGTGATCCACCGATCGGGGTTGCCCACCGGGATCGGACGTCCCCCAGAGGAACACCAACGCACCGGACGCGTGGCACGAGCGGACACGGTGCGCGCCGCGGCCGACGACGCCCGCCGCCTGATCCGGCTCAACACGCGCACGACCAGCGACACCCTGCAGCACCAGATGAGAACAGGGGACAACATCCGCCGGTAGGAACATTCCCCGACGCGATTCCCCAACGACGTTTCCCCGCCCGGCCAATCCTGGAGCCGATGCGGCCCCGCCGGTTGCCGCTGTTGGTGGTGGGCCACCCCAGGGTCAGTGGCTCGTGGGAGGCCCACCGGCGAAGTCCTGGATTCCGCCGCTCCGCACCGCCCGGGCGGCCCTCCGCCACCGTCGCGCCGACGTCCCGGGGCCGGTGTCGGACGGCGGGCGACGCAGCACGTCCGCCGTGCTCGGCGGCGGGGGCGGACCGATCCGTACACGGCACCGGGAAAACACGAACTGACCACCCGTGCCCGGGTGACAGGATGGGCCCATGAGTCCCGACACCGCTGACACGGAACCCAGGTCCTCGGGAGAATTCGTACGCTCCCCCAACCACTTCGCGAGCCGGATCACCGCCGACGGCTCGTCCGGCTGGCCGGTGGAAGCGGGTCGCTACCGCCTCGTCGTCTCACACGCCTGCCCCTGGGCCAATCGATCGGTCATCGTCCGCCGCCTACTCGGCCTGGAGGACGCGATCTCCCTGGCGGTCGCCGACCCGATCCAGGACGAGCGGAGCTGGCGGTTCACCCTGGACCCGGGAAACGTCGATCCGGTCCTCGGGATTCGGTTCCTCTCCGAGGCCTACTACGCCGCCAACCCCGACTACACCGGTGGGATCAGCGTCCCGGCGATCGTCGACGTCCCCAGCGGGAAACTGGTCACCAACGACTATCCGCGGATCAGTCTGGACCTGAGCACCGAGTGGAAGGCGTTCCAGCGGCCAGGTGCCCCCGACCTCTACCCCGAGGCACTGCGTTCCGAGATCGACGCGGTGAACGAGGGCGTCTTCACCGACGTGAACAACGGCGTCTACTTGGCGGGCCTGTCCCGCGGTCAGGAGGCGCACTCACGGGCCTACAGGCGCCTGTTCGACCGTCTGGACGCGTTGTCGGAACGCCTGGCCGACCAGCGTTACCTCGTGGGTGACACCATCACCGAGGCCGACGTCCGGTTGTTCACCACGTTGGTCCGGTTCGACGCGGTGTACCACGGTCACTTCAAGTGCAACCGCTCCAAGCTCACCGAGATGCCGGTGTTGTGGGCCTACGCTCGGGACCTCTACCAGACACCCGGTTTCGGCGACACGGTCCACTTCGACCACATCAAGCGGCACTACTACCAGGTACACACGCACATCAACCCCACCGGGGTCGTGCCGGAGGGGCCGGACCTCTCGGGTTGGGCCACGCCGCACGGGCGGGACTCGCTGGGGGGTCGCCCCTTCGGAGACGGAACTCCGCCGTCCTGAGGGGCGACCACTCCCTGCGGCCCAGCCAACCGCGCGTCGACTAGTGCGCCGACGGGGCGGTCGTCCTCTGGCGCTTCTTTCGCGCGTTGCCGATCGCCCCGAGCGCGACGATCGCGACTCCCAACACGAGGAATGTCAGCGTGAGTGGGTCGACGAGCATCGATCCGAGTTCGCCGTTGTGCAACAGCAGCCCGCGACGGAAGTTGCGCTCCATCATGCTGCCGAGCACCAGGGCGATCACGAACAGCGTGGGTGACATCCCCACGAGTCTCATCACGTAGCCGATCGCGCCGAAGACCAGCACCATTCCCGCGTCCGCGATCGAGCTGTGCAGCGAGAACGCCGACAGGACCGCGATCGCGAGGATGAGTGGGTAGAGGAACCGGGTCGGCACGTCCAGGATCTTCACGAACAACGAGATGAACGGCAGGTTGATCGCGACGAGCAGGACCGTGCTCAGGTAGAGGGACGCGATCACGATCCAGGCCAGGTCAGCGTTCTCGGTGAAGAACCCCGGACCGGGCTGCAGGCCGTAGGAGACCAGGAACGCCAGGAGCACGGCCGCGGTGCCGGAGCCCGGGATCCCCAACGACAGCAAGGGAACCATTGACCCGGTGGCGCCGGCGTTGTTCCCGGCCTCGGGAGCGGCGACCCCCTCGACCGCGCCCCTGCCGAACCGTTCTGGCGTCTTGGACAGCCGCTTCTCCATGGAGTAGGAGAAGAAGGACGCCAGTGTCGTACCCGGCCCGGGAAGCACACCGGCGAAGAATCCGGCCAGTGACCCGCGCAAGATGGGGCCGCGAATCCGTCGACGGTCCTCCTTGTTCGGCCAGAAGCCGCCGGTCGCCGCGACTCGGTCCTTGGTCCCACTGCTCCCGGGACGCATGTTCCAGAGAATCTCGCCAACGCCGTACAGACCGAGGATGGCGACGATCAGGTCGACACCCTCCAACAGGAAGTCCTGCCCGAAGGTGAACCGCTGCACCCCTGTCTGCAGGTCGATGCCGATGGTGCCGACGATGAGGCCCAGCCCCATCGCGAGCAACCCCTTGAGCGGCGAGTCACCGACGAGGGTCGAACTGAGCAACAGTGCGAAGACGATGACGCCGAAGAACGCACCGGGGCTGAAGGCCAGCGCCGCGCTCGCGAGGGGCATCGCCAGGAACGTGAGGCCGATGATGGCGATCGAGCTGCCACAGAACGACGCGATCGCGGTCACCACCAGTGCGGTGCGGCCACGTCCCTGCCGTGCCATGGGATAACCGTCGACCGTGGTCATGATCGCGCCCGCGTCACCGGGGATGTTCAGCAGGATCGCGGCGACGCGCCCTCCGAACTCGGCCCCCAGGTAGATCGCGACCATCATGACCAACGTCTGCTCCGCCGGCAGGATGAACGCCAGCGGGATCAGTAGCGCGATTGTGGTCGACGGACCGAGGCCCGGAATCACCCCGACCAGGGTCCCCGCCAGACACCCGATGGCGATGGCGAGGAGGATCGCGGGGTCGCTGAAGATGTCGGCGAAGCCCGACATCAGGAAGGAGAGTGAGTCCATGTCCCCTACAGACCTCCGATCCCGAGCACGCCCGGTGGAAGGATCACGTTGAGCACCTCGCTGAAGAAGAGGTAGAAGACGAGGGCGGAGGCCAGGCCGAATCCGAGTGGGACGAGCAGCCGCACGCCGCGGTACTGCCCGGGCTTACCGACGACGAACACCCCCACGGCGACGAACAGCGCCATGGCGGGCAGGAAGCCCAGGATCGTCATCATGACCACGTAGGCGACGCAGAGGACCAGCATGATGACGTGCCGGTAGCGGCGCCAGCCGGCGTCGTCCTCGGTGGTGTCGGGGTCGGTGGACGCGCCGTCCGGTTCGGCGGTCTCCCGCGCGACAGCCACCGTCCCAGCCGGTGGCTCCCCCTCGAGCGTGGGTTCCCCGGCGTGCACCGACTCGGTCGACTCCCCGGTGCCCGTGCCCGCGGGTACGTCACCTTCGGGCCCGGGCGCGACGTCGTCGTCTCCGACGGAGGTGCCGTCATCCACCGGCGCGCGCCAGATGGCGACCGCCTGCTGGATCGAGTAGGCGACGCCGAGCACGAGCAACGCCACACCCAGGAAGTAGGGAAACGTCCTGAGCGCGCCGTCGTCCGGCCCACCGCTCATGGGGCTCTCGATCATGGAGGTGGCCAGCAGGTAGCCACCGGAGAGAACGATCGCGAAGAGTCCCAGCGCGAGGTTCTTCTTCTCCTG is part of the Spiractinospora alimapuensis genome and harbors:
- a CDS encoding thymidine phosphorylase; the protein is MDVIDIIATKRDGAELSPAQIDWVLDAYNRGVVADEQMAALAMAIVWRGMSRAEVGRWTAAMLSSGDRLDFTDLDRPTTDKHSTGGVGDKITLPLTPTVAACGGAVPQLSGRGLGHTGGTLDKFESIPGWRADLSPERMRRVLTEVGGVVCAAGSGLAPADRKLYALRDVTGTVESIPLIASSIMSKKLAEGTRALVLDVKVGSGAFLPDVESARALARTMVDIGTDGGVTTVALLTAMDTPLGLQVGNALEVAEAVEVLDGGGPSDVVDLTVRLAREMLAAAGLAAAKDPAEALRDGSAMDVWRSMVAAQGGDPDAPLPEAPERSQVLAERSGVVTRVDARAVGAAAWRLGAGRARKEDPVAHSAGVTLHAKPGDTVRQGQPLLTLHAESPELIPHAATALDQAVEIDGPTEPLPLVIDRLD
- a CDS encoding helix-turn-helix domain-containing protein: MDDKEFLTVGYVASLLDVHDSSVYRWIRLGEGPRVLRTPGGRIRIARGDLDAWLEAQRGAPRHDG
- a CDS encoding purine-nucleoside phosphorylase, which encodes MSHDPYQAARAAAEVLCDRTGVERYDVALVMGSGWSLAADALGAAGVELPNAELPGFLPPSVEGHAGTVRSVRRGDKNLLLLLGRTHLYEGHGVDPVVHGVRTAVAAGATTVLLTNAAGGLRDDLRIGQPVLVSDHLNMTGRSPIVGAKFVDLTDLYSPILRARAKEARPELVEGVYAAMPGPHFETPAEIRMLRGLGADVVGMSTVLEAIAAREAGADVAALSLVTNVAAGLADGPLDHAEVLAAGRDAAVDVGELLTAIVDRI
- a CDS encoding glutathione S-transferase family protein, with protein sequence MSPDTADTEPRSSGEFVRSPNHFASRITADGSSGWPVEAGRYRLVVSHACPWANRSVIVRRLLGLEDAISLAVADPIQDERSWRFTLDPGNVDPVLGIRFLSEAYYAANPDYTGGISVPAIVDVPSGKLVTNDYPRISLDLSTEWKAFQRPGAPDLYPEALRSEIDAVNEGVFTDVNNGVYLAGLSRGQEAHSRAYRRLFDRLDALSERLADQRYLVGDTITEADVRLFTTLVRFDAVYHGHFKCNRSKLTEMPVLWAYARDLYQTPGFGDTVHFDHIKRHYYQVHTHINPTGVVPEGPDLSGWATPHGRDSLGGRPFGDGTPPS
- a CDS encoding tripartite tricarboxylate transporter permease, encoding MDSLSFLMSGFADIFSDPAILLAIAIGCLAGTLVGVIPGLGPSTTIALLIPLAFILPAEQTLVMMVAIYLGAEFGGRVAAILLNIPGDAGAIMTTVDGYPMARQGRGRTALVVTAIASFCGSSIAIIGLTFLAMPLASAALAFSPGAFFGVIVFALLLSSTLVGDSPLKGLLAMGLGLIVGTIGIDLQTGVQRFTFGQDFLLEGVDLIVAILGLYGVGEILWNMRPGSSGTKDRVAATGGFWPNKEDRRRIRGPILRGSLAGFFAGVLPGPGTTLASFFSYSMEKRLSKTPERFGRGAVEGVAAPEAGNNAGATGSMVPLLSLGIPGSGTAAVLLAFLVSYGLQPGPGFFTENADLAWIVIASLYLSTVLLVAINLPFISLFVKILDVPTRFLYPLILAIAVLSAFSLHSSIADAGMVLVFGAIGYVMRLVGMSPTLFVIALVLGSMMERNFRRGLLLHNGELGSMLVDPLTLTFLVLGVAIVALGAIGNARKKRQRTTAPSAH
- a CDS encoding tripartite tricarboxylate transporter TctB family protein gives rise to the protein MRTEWPQEKKNLALGLFAIVLSGGYLLATSMIESPMSGGPDDGALRTFPYFLGVALLVLGVAYSIQQAVAIWRAPVDDGTSVGDDDVAPGPEGDVPAGTGTGESTESVHAGEPTLEGEPPAGTVAVARETAEPDGASTDPDTTEDDAGWRRYRHVIMLVLCVAYVVMMTILGFLPAMALFVAVGVFVVGKPGQYRGVRLLVPLGFGLASALVFYLFFSEVLNVILPPGVLGIGGL